Proteins encoded by one window of Lacipirellulaceae bacterium:
- the glgA gene encoding glycogen synthase GlgA, with protein sequence MNVLFVTSEATPYAKTGGLGDVCGSLPQALVEQGVRTTLVMPAFRSIYEAGLEIEPTDIHFEIPVGKKLVEGHYLRGRLPESDVTVYFVQNQDYFDRPELYNEAGEDYDDNSERFIFYNRAALEAIPKLGLDIDLVHCHDWTAGLAPAYLKTVYNDHPQLGRLPSILTIHNLAYQGNFWHWDMALTGIDWKHFNHHEMEYYGQLSFLKTGIAFADAVTTVSPTYAREILEPPLSCGFEGILQHRRDDLSGIINGVDYSAWSPVADEFLGENTFNADTWREVKPKCKAELQRRMELPQQPEVPLLAAVGRLADQKGFDLIARVMRDWAEQGNAGDPIAQWVILGTGAPKYHSMLADLALEFPDRIAVRLEFSNELAHVIEAGADMFLMPSQYEPCGLNQLYSLQYGTVPVVRETGGLNDTVVNAHKETIENGTATGFTFYDYSAYALSETLHRACGIYNSPDTWAQIVSTGMRQDWSWGRSAGEYRELYERTLAKKMEAVAG encoded by the coding sequence GTGAACGTACTCTTCGTAACCAGCGAAGCCACGCCCTACGCCAAGACCGGCGGCTTGGGCGACGTCTGTGGCAGCCTTCCGCAAGCGTTGGTCGAGCAGGGCGTGCGGACGACGCTCGTCATGCCTGCGTTTCGCTCGATTTACGAAGCGGGGTTGGAGATTGAACCGACTGACATCCACTTCGAAATCCCCGTCGGCAAGAAGCTGGTCGAAGGGCACTACTTGAGGGGGCGTCTCCCAGAGTCTGACGTCACCGTCTACTTCGTCCAGAACCAGGACTACTTCGACCGCCCCGAACTTTACAACGAGGCGGGCGAGGATTACGACGACAACAGCGAACGCTTTATTTTCTATAACCGAGCGGCTCTCGAAGCGATTCCTAAGCTGGGCCTCGACATCGATCTGGTCCATTGTCACGATTGGACCGCCGGGCTGGCACCAGCGTATTTGAAGACCGTCTACAACGATCATCCGCAATTGGGCCGACTGCCCTCGATCTTGACGATCCATAACCTCGCCTATCAAGGCAACTTCTGGCACTGGGACATGGCCCTCACTGGGATCGACTGGAAGCACTTCAACCATCATGAGATGGAATACTACGGCCAGTTGAGCTTCCTCAAAACGGGCATTGCCTTTGCCGACGCGGTCACCACGGTTAGCCCCACCTACGCCCGAGAGATTCTCGAGCCGCCGCTCAGTTGCGGGTTTGAGGGCATCCTGCAACATCGCCGTGACGACCTTTCGGGAATCATCAACGGCGTTGACTACTCTGCTTGGAGCCCTGTGGCCGATGAGTTCCTTGGCGAGAACACTTTTAACGCTGACACATGGCGAGAGGTAAAGCCCAAGTGCAAAGCCGAGCTTCAGCGAAGAATGGAGTTGCCCCAGCAACCAGAGGTCCCACTTCTAGCCGCGGTGGGGCGACTGGCAGATCAGAAGGGCTTTGACCTGATTGCTCGCGTGATGCGTGACTGGGCGGAGCAAGGCAACGCCGGAGACCCGATTGCCCAGTGGGTGATTCTGGGGACGGGTGCTCCCAAGTATCACTCAATGTTGGCCGACCTTGCCTTGGAGTTTCCTGATCGGATAGCCGTTCGTTTAGAGTTCTCCAATGAACTGGCGCACGTCATCGAGGCGGGGGCCGACATGTTCCTGATGCCCAGCCAGTACGAACCGTGTGGGCTGAATCAACTCTACAGTTTGCAATACGGCACCGTACCTGTGGTACGCGAAACGGGCGGCTTGAACGATACGGTCGTCAACGCCCACAAAGAAACGATCGAGAACGGCACCGCGACCGGTTTCACGTTTTATGACTATTCTGCGTATGCTTTAAGCGAAACCCTGCACCGTGCTTGCGGCATTTATAACAGCCCCGACACGTGGGCTCAGATCGTGTCCACAGGAATGCGGCAAGACTGGTCCTGGGGTCGCAGCGCGGGTGAGTATCGCGAGTTGTATGAACGGACGCTGGCAAAGAAAATGGAAGCGGTCGCGGGTTGA